A genomic segment from Methanoplanus limicola DSM 2279 encodes:
- a CDS encoding RNA-binding domain-containing protein, giving the protein MTPEELITAISAGEDIQKQFKQDITNADALAAEMAAFANSEGGTIFLGVADDGTVPGLTLKDVGRLNQLISNSASQHVKSPLNVRTENVCMEKNRIVIVLTVPKGIDKPYFDKNGVIWLKTGADKRRVNTKEELCRLFQSADQFHADELPTKAGTDRIDRLRLRMFLEKKYDIPYPESDDELLRILQNMNLATDSGKLNLAGVLLFAENPEWIKPEFIVKGVCYPGNDLHISSYHDMEDFSGTLPEIFEKALSFIMRNLHKIQAGRGINTPGIPEVPEIVFEELLVNALIHRDYFISAPVRIFIFDNRIEIISPGNLPGNLTVAKIKTGNSNIRNPVLTSFAAKGLLPYRGLGSGIKRAVEEWPDIDFTDDRENSLFKVIIHRKYSRE; this is encoded by the coding sequence ATGACACCCGAAGAATTAATCACTGCAATATCTGCAGGCGAAGACATTCAAAAGCAGTTTAAGCAGGATATAACCAATGCAGATGCACTTGCAGCAGAGATGGCAGCCTTTGCCAACAGTGAAGGGGGAACAATATTCTTAGGTGTTGCAGATGACGGAACAGTGCCCGGACTGACCCTAAAGGATGTCGGAAGATTAAATCAGCTAATAAGCAATTCAGCTTCGCAGCATGTAAAAAGCCCGCTTAATGTCAGGACAGAGAATGTCTGTATGGAAAAGAACAGGATTGTAATAGTCCTTACAGTCCCAAAAGGCATAGACAAACCATACTTTGATAAAAACGGAGTTATCTGGCTAAAGACCGGGGCAGATAAAAGGCGTGTAAATACAAAAGAGGAATTATGCAGACTCTTTCAGAGTGCCGATCAGTTTCATGCAGATGAACTGCCAACCAAAGCAGGAACTGACAGAATTGACAGGCTGCGTCTCAGAATGTTTCTTGAAAAAAAATATGACATCCCATATCCTGAATCTGATGATGAGCTGCTCAGAATTCTCCAGAATATGAACCTTGCAACAGATTCCGGGAAGCTAAACCTTGCAGGGGTTTTGCTCTTCGCAGAAAATCCCGAATGGATTAAACCGGAATTCATAGTTAAGGGCGTCTGTTATCCCGGCAATGATCTCCATATCAGCAGTTATCATGATATGGAAGACTTCTCAGGGACACTTCCTGAGATATTTGAAAAGGCATTATCGTTTATCATGCGGAACCTGCATAAAATCCAGGCCGGAAGAGGTATTAATACACCCGGAATACCTGAAGTCCCGGAGATTGTATTTGAAGAACTCCTGGTAAATGCACTTATTCACAGGGATTACTTCATCAGTGCTCCGGTCAGGATATTTATATTTGACAACAGAATTGAGATCATCAGTCCCGGAAATCTGCCGGGCAACCTCACTGTTGCAAAGATTAAAACCGGAAACTCAAATATCAGAAATCCGGTTCTGACATCATTTGCTGCGAAAGGGCTTTTACCATACAGGGGTCTTGGCTCCGGAATAAAACGTGCAGTTGAAGAATGGCCCGACATAGATTTCACTGATGACCGTGAAAACAGCCTCTTTAAAGTGATTATCCACAGGAAGTACAGCCGGGAGTGA
- a CDS encoding nucleotidyltransferase domain-containing protein produces the protein MNIPQYMIDRIKEELSGRKFIFYTLSGAHLYGFPSKDSDYDIRGCHILSLKDICRLKEERDVIEKMDGDFDFVSFDIKKELLLLLKNNSNVLEHIFAKPLTEGPEFKELRRIAEISLSKKIYEPYHGLAVHNYEKYILRNSEERQTSEEHIPEKADRNTENGRSPTVKKYLYVLRSQMAGIYALEKGKIEPDITVLNSCLKFPVVDNLIAIKKSGSEKELLYSAEEAESLISKLWKELDNALENSPLPKTPPEEAYEMADEFLLKCRGVI, from the coding sequence ATGAATATACCACAATATATGATCGACAGAATTAAAGAGGAGCTTTCAGGAAGAAAATTCATATTCTATACTCTTTCCGGTGCACACCTCTACGGCTTTCCATCAAAAGACTCGGATTATGACATCAGGGGCTGCCATATCCTAAGCCTAAAAGACATCTGCAGGCTTAAAGAAGAGCGCGATGTTATCGAAAAGATGGACGGTGACTTTGATTTTGTCTCATTTGACATAAAAAAAGAGCTTTTGCTCCTCCTAAAGAACAATTCAAACGTCCTTGAGCACATCTTTGCAAAACCCCTGACAGAAGGGCCTGAATTTAAGGAACTAAGGAGAATTGCGGAAATCTCCTTATCCAAAAAGATATATGAACCCTATCACGGCCTTGCAGTGCACAATTATGAGAAATACATACTCAGAAATTCCGAAGAAAGACAGACATCTGAAGAACACATTCCAGAGAAGGCAGACAGAAATACAGAAAATGGCAGAAGCCCCACTGTAAAAAAATATCTCTATGTCCTAAGGAGCCAGATGGCCGGAATATATGCCCTTGAAAAGGGAAAAATAGAACCCGACATAACTGTACTAAACTCCTGTCTCAAATTTCCGGTTGTAGACAACCTGATAGCCATAAAAAAATCCGGCAGTGAAAAAGAACTTCTCTACTCCGCAGAAGAAGCAGAATCCCTAATCTCAAAACTCTGGAAAGAGCTTGACAATGCACTGGAGAATTCACCCCTCCCAAAAACCCCGCCGGAGGAAGCATACGAAATGGCGGATGAATTCCTGCTTAAATGCCGGGGAGTTATATAG
- a CDS encoding acylphosphatase, with product MKKVTAKITGRVCDVGYRNIVDDAAYQNNIHGYVKYIDFRPDGCVPEKGDPESGIKKQPETKSSHYDENAENNPEKQHNKIPANNSYPHAVEVVAEGEESDLKKFFEDIKVRKRPVYVEEITQKWEESEGEYSYFELVREDFCYELYEGFNKIAIMDEKMDFGWLRYKRLIEEESDLTSDQPDRRA from the coding sequence ATGAAGAAGGTCACTGCAAAGATAACCGGCAGGGTGTGTGATGTCGGTTACAGAAATATCGTGGATGATGCAGCTTACCAAAATAACATACACGGCTATGTAAAATACATTGATTTTCGTCCTGACGGGTGCGTACCTGAAAAAGGTGATCCGGAATCAGGAATTAAGAAGCAGCCTGAAACCAAGTCTTCACACTATGATGAGAATGCGGAAAATAATCCAGAAAAGCAACATAACAAAATTCCGGCTAACAACAGTTACCCACATGCAGTTGAAGTCGTAGCTGAAGGAGAAGAATCAGACCTAAAGAAGTTCTTTGAGGATATAAAAGTCAGAAAAAGACCAGTTTACGTTGAAGAAATAACTCAGAAATGGGAGGAATCAGAAGGCGAATACTCATATTTTGAGCTGGTCCGTGAAGATTTCTGTTATGAACTATATGAGGGCTTTAACAAAATTGCCATTATGGATGAAAAGATGGACTTCGGGTGGCTTAGGTATAAACGGCTCATTGAAGAAGAATCAGATTTAACATCAGATCAGCCGGACAGGAGAGCATAA
- the tnpC gene encoding IS66 family transposase — protein sequence MNCESIRNYNKTYRYKKEIAKLSHDIIQLKVENEKLNKKLSQANSTNIELLYENEKLKKEFNEYKFRHPPTTGEKGGKPYAIKKESKKSTTKDSKDPDNNKTEKKKKRGAQPGHKGNFRPKPEKVDIHKTIDVAECPYCGNTKLSKVQEERTRIVEDIPIVKPIVTMYHIPRRYCSKCKKMVEGEVLDALPNARIGLRAMLTAVWMDVVMKGTAVGIPKIFKNFTGLKISTGEVKKMGELIAKEFSEYYEVLKEMVREADVRYMDETSWRESGINKWLWVFVAEGVALYMIAKTRSHKEPLSILGENPKGIDVHDRFSAYNTLARKTGNRAQQICWFHLLVDSKDLSKLYGEEGKHIHETMKYIHAKAKSFEGKGRPEDVENLISELQDKLDRPYKNLKCRKFGESLKRVKEKLFQFVINPKVESTNNKAERAVRPMTVKRKISGGTRSPEGSRTLEILASVLFTSQNNGADLIEDLLNLIHPSQH from the coding sequence ATGAATTGCGAAAGTATCCGTAATTACAACAAAACATACAGGTACAAGAAAGAAATAGCCAAATTATCTCATGATATTATTCAACTGAAGGTCGAAAACGAGAAGTTGAATAAAAAATTGAGTCAGGCTAATTCCACCAACATAGAGTTACTCTACGAAAATGAAAAGCTGAAAAAAGAATTCAATGAGTACAAATTCAGGCATCCACCAACTACAGGAGAAAAAGGTGGCAAACCATATGCCATAAAAAAAGAGTCAAAAAAAAGCACAACTAAAGATTCCAAGGATCCAGATAATAATAAAACAGAGAAGAAAAAGAAGAGAGGGGCACAACCTGGACATAAGGGTAATTTTAGGCCAAAACCGGAGAAGGTTGACATACATAAGACAATTGATGTGGCTGAATGCCCTTACTGCGGCAATACCAAATTGAGCAAAGTGCAGGAAGAAAGGACAAGAATTGTTGAGGATATCCCCATAGTTAAACCAATTGTTACAATGTATCATATCCCTCGGAGATATTGCTCAAAATGTAAAAAAATGGTTGAAGGAGAAGTTTTAGATGCTCTTCCAAACGCAAGGATAGGTTTAAGGGCTATGCTTACTGCGGTCTGGATGGATGTTGTAATGAAAGGTACTGCAGTTGGAATACCTAAAATATTTAAGAACTTTACCGGTTTAAAAATCAGCACTGGTGAAGTCAAAAAAATGGGTGAATTGATTGCAAAGGAATTCTCTGAATATTATGAGGTTCTCAAAGAGATGGTCAGAGAAGCCGATGTCAGATACATGGATGAAACTTCCTGGAGAGAGAGTGGAATTAACAAATGGTTGTGGGTTTTTGTTGCGGAAGGTGTAGCACTATACATGATTGCAAAAACCCGCAGTCACAAGGAACCACTTTCTATTCTTGGAGAAAACCCAAAAGGAATAGATGTTCATGACCGATTCTCTGCGTATAATACATTGGCAAGAAAAACCGGAAACAGAGCACAACAGATTTGCTGGTTTCATCTTCTTGTAGATTCTAAAGATCTTTCAAAACTTTATGGTGAAGAGGGCAAACATATCCATGAAACAATGAAGTACATCCATGCTAAAGCAAAATCATTCGAGGGAAAAGGCCGCCCGGAGGATGTTGAAAATTTAATCTCAGAATTGCAGGATAAATTAGACCGACCTTATAAAAATTTAAAATGCAGGAAATTTGGGGAGAGTTTAAAGAGAGTTAAGGAAAAATTATTTCAGTTTGTGATTAATCCGAAAGTAGAGAGTACTAACAATAAAGCTGAAAGAGCTGTTAGGCCAATGACTGTAAAAAGGAAAATTTCCGGAGGAACGAGATCACCAGAAGGTTCTCGGACATTAGAAATACTTGCATCTGTACTTTTTACCAGTCAGAACAATGGTGCAGATTTAATTGAAGATTTGCTTAATTTGATTCATCCTTCACAACACTGA
- a CDS encoding DUF2080 family transposase-associated protein: protein MKKVPIVAETELNVKNIEGFYIRKVTPFGTSAKVDCPKEHLGKKVYLVIVGPED, encoded by the coding sequence GTGAAAAAAGTACCAATTGTTGCAGAAACTGAACTTAATGTCAAAAACATTGAGGGGTTCTACATTCGAAAAGTTACACCCTTTGGAACAAGTGCGAAGGTTGATTGTCCAAAGGAACACCTTGGAAAGAAAGTCTATCTTGTAATTGTAGGGCCTGAAGACTGA
- a CDS encoding RNA-binding domain-containing protein has translation MLSGELLEIIKNGENSGVEFKRDDVRPESLAKEIAAMANFQGGHVILGVEDDGSISGLKRGDTEEWVMNVISHKVHPVILPYYEEITVNGKRVAVITFPPGISKPYVVREGGNEKIFIRVGSTSRPATREQQMRLFELGGILHTETMPVPGTDMSCLDQVRIVNYLKEIIHDPDIPQTEEEWHSRLLGLGFLTEASGSIYCTIAGLVLFGKTPRKYLKQAGIRVFAFKGRDKEYDALMDDILDGPLVGRFDFDDSGKTLLDRGLIERFTEAIKPFISKEEPGIDENFRRTKQWLWPYDAIREVVINALAHRDWTRFVEIEVGIYSDRFELISPGSLPNSMTIEKMIAGQRSPRNTIIVEVLRDYGYVDYRGMGIRTKVIPLMKKINGTKPLFENTEDYLKTILYRKEE, from the coding sequence ATGCTGTCTGGAGAACTTCTGGAGATAATAAAAAACGGAGAAAATTCCGGAGTGGAATTTAAGCGTGATGATGTAAGGCCGGAATCACTTGCAAAAGAGATAGCAGCCATGGCAAATTTTCAGGGCGGCCATGTAATTCTCGGAGTTGAGGACGACGGCAGTATTTCCGGGCTTAAAAGAGGAGATACCGAAGAGTGGGTTATGAATGTAATAAGCCATAAGGTCCACCCGGTAATCCTTCCCTACTACGAGGAAATCACAGTCAATGGCAAAAGAGTGGCAGTCATTACGTTTCCCCCCGGAATTTCAAAGCCTTATGTTGTCCGTGAAGGTGGGAATGAGAAGATATTCATCCGTGTCGGCTCAACGTCACGTCCTGCAACAAGAGAGCAGCAGATGCGTCTGTTTGAACTCGGAGGAATACTTCATACGGAGACAATGCCTGTACCCGGCACTGATATGTCCTGCCTTGATCAGGTCCGTATCGTGAACTACCTAAAAGAGATCATCCATGATCCTGATATTCCACAGACAGAAGAAGAATGGCATTCAAGACTCCTTGGTCTTGGATTTCTGACCGAAGCATCCGGCAGCATATACTGTACAATTGCAGGCCTTGTTCTATTTGGTAAAACACCAAGAAAATATCTTAAACAGGCAGGGATTAGGGTCTTTGCCTTTAAAGGGAGAGATAAGGAATATGATGCACTGATGGATGATATTCTTGATGGCCCTCTTGTCGGCAGGTTTGATTTTGATGACTCCGGAAAAACACTCCTTGACCGTGGACTGATTGAACGGTTTACAGAAGCCATAAAACCATTCATATCAAAAGAAGAACCCGGAATTGATGAAAATTTCCGGAGGACAAAACAATGGCTCTGGCCATATGATGCTATACGTGAAGTTGTAATTAATGCACTTGCACACCGTGACTGGACACGCTTTGTAGAAATTGAGGTTGGGATATATTCAGACAGATTTGAACTGATAAGCCCCGGAAGCCTTCCCAATTCAATGACAATAGAGAAGATGATCGCAGGTCAGAGGTCCCCGCGAAACACCATAATTGTGGAAGTTTTAAGAGATTACGGCTATGTAGACTACCGTGGTATGGGTATCAGGACAAAGGTAATCCCGCTTATGAAAAAGATAAACGGAACTAAGCCTCTCTTTGAGAACACTGAGGATTACTTAAAGACAATATTATACAGAAAAGAAGAGTGA
- a CDS encoding ATP-binding protein has product MIVNIIIVIFYGREKELKLLQKLYDKLPGMVVINGRRRVGKTSIIREFIKDKKSLYFFVDNNKTIDILIQDFYHQISDTLDLPGYVKINSPEDLLDFLFSYGEDLIVVFDEFQRFYDIYPAFITQLQNKWDMMGESSRLYIIASGSSVGMMNKIFIDGGAPLFKRADNILTIKPFTPKEIWNYLDEIGIIKREEKLKLYLLFGGMIYYYRLAEKYGCTDFDSALKNLVFDEFGPLKNEVKDVLVEEFGRLHPTYYEIISALARGRSTQKEIADMTHIAPGSLTVYLHNLINLLGIVEYRIPATDDPNRSKKGRYVLKDNFFRFYAYFIYPNLSIFMRDGNKGTIESLVHKEWQPYSGLMFEDLAGTLLLNRFSGQYEKMGGWWNRRGDEIDFIAIGRSEIPVAVEVKSRDMTAEDALSVLKRLDNKISLIPEFFGSAGDFLTLEKSGNVVSGDLVAKVSGDFTPGISEAAIKRGYISGIVAKGMDVSDRRLLEDEGYLFYDIFEMTENYG; this is encoded by the coding sequence ATGATTGTAAATATAATCATTGTGATTTTTTACGGCAGAGAAAAAGAGCTGAAACTTCTGCAGAAATTATATGATAAACTTCCCGGCATGGTTGTCATTAACGGCAGAAGGCGGGTAGGGAAGACTTCAATAATCAGGGAATTTATTAAAGATAAAAAATCCCTGTATTTCTTTGTTGACAACAACAAAACCATCGATATTCTTATTCAGGATTTTTATCACCAGATCAGCGATACTCTTGATCTTCCCGGTTATGTAAAAATTAACTCGCCGGAGGATCTTCTTGATTTTCTTTTTTCCTATGGTGAGGACCTGATTGTTGTCTTTGATGAGTTCCAGAGATTTTATGATATTTATCCTGCTTTTATAACGCAATTGCAGAATAAATGGGATATGATGGGAGAATCATCCCGGCTTTATATTATCGCCTCCGGATCTTCAGTCGGTATGATGAATAAGATATTTATTGACGGAGGTGCACCGCTTTTTAAGCGTGCAGATAACATTCTGACCATTAAGCCTTTTACTCCAAAAGAGATCTGGAATTATCTTGATGAAATCGGGATAATTAAAAGAGAAGAGAAGTTAAAGCTGTATCTTCTCTTTGGCGGGATGATATATTATTACAGGCTGGCTGAAAAATATGGCTGCACTGATTTTGATTCAGCACTTAAAAATCTTGTATTTGATGAATTCGGACCATTAAAGAACGAGGTTAAGGATGTGCTTGTTGAGGAATTCGGCCGTCTTCATCCGACATATTATGAAATTATATCTGCACTTGCCAGGGGAAGGTCAACACAGAAAGAGATTGCTGATATGACACATATAGCGCCCGGTTCTCTTACTGTATATCTGCATAATCTGATAAATCTCTTAGGCATTGTTGAGTACAGAATTCCGGCTACTGATGATCCAAACCGCTCTAAAAAAGGCAGATATGTACTGAAAGATAATTTTTTCAGATTTTATGCATATTTCATATATCCCAATCTGAGCATATTTATGAGAGATGGGAATAAAGGCACCATAGAAAGCCTTGTACATAAGGAATGGCAGCCCTATTCCGGACTTATGTTTGAAGATCTTGCCGGAACACTTCTTTTAAACCGCTTCTCCGGGCAGTATGAGAAAATGGGTGGCTGGTGGAACAGAAGAGGTGATGAGATTGATTTCATTGCAATTGGGAGATCTGAGATTCCGGTTGCGGTTGAAGTTAAGAGCAGGGATATGACAGCAGAAGATGCTCTGTCGGTCCTTAAAAGGCTTGACAATAAGATAAGCCTTATCCCTGAATTCTTTGGTTCTGCCGGTGATTTTCTCACTTTGGAAAAGTCCGGAAATGTCGTTTCCGGAGATTTGGTTGCGAAAGTTTCCGGGGATTTCACTCCCGGAATTTCAGAGGCAGCAATAAAAAGAGGGTATATATCCGGAATTGTGGCAAAAGGCATGGATGTGTCTGACAGGAGATTACTTGAAGATGAAGGATATTTATTTTATGACATATTTGAAATGACTGAAAATTATGGCTGA
- a CDS encoding type II toxin-antitoxin system HicB family antitoxin produces the protein MKFNVVIEKDEEGGYIAECPTLPGCITEGDTPDEAIENLNEAIIGCLRSRLT, from the coding sequence ATGAAATTTAATGTTGTTATCGAAAAGGATGAAGAAGGAGGATATATTGCTGAATGTCCCACTCTCCCTGGCTGCATTACTGAAGGAGACACTCCGGATGAAGCCATTGAAAATCTTAATGAGGCGATTATCGGCTGTCTCAGATCAAGGTTAACTTAA
- the wecB gene encoding non-hydrolyzing UDP-N-acetylglucosamine 2-epimerase — MICIILGTRPEIIKMSPLIRECEKRGLDYFVIHSGQHYSFEMDRAFFNDLNLPEPEYNLDVGSGTQGEQTAKILTGIENVLMAEQPDVVLVQGDTNTVMAGALAASKLHIKVGHVEAGLRSFDRRMPEEINRVVADHISDYLFAPTGESEKNLILEGIPGEKVFVTGNTVVDAVYQNREISNEKSEIMNTLGLKSGKYLLVTAHRAENVDDRVRLSGIINGINAVSEKYRLPVIFPMHPRTEKMMKEFGISPGNIRIIKPAGYLDFLQLEAHARLILTDSGGLQEESCILGVPCVTLRDNTERPETVECGGNVLAGTESAEIQKAADRMINFMDYRKTDDSAKPESPDNKLWQNPFGDGRTSERIIEICLKD; from the coding sequence ATGATTTGCATTATTCTTGGGACAAGACCGGAGATTATTAAGATGTCACCTCTGATTAGGGAGTGTGAGAAGAGGGGACTTGATTATTTTGTCATACATTCCGGTCAGCACTACTCATTTGAGATGGACAGGGCTTTTTTTAATGATCTGAATCTGCCTGAACCGGAATATAACCTTGATGTCGGATCGGGGACGCAGGGGGAGCAGACTGCAAAGATTCTCACTGGCATTGAAAATGTCTTAATGGCTGAGCAGCCTGACGTGGTTCTTGTTCAGGGAGATACAAATACTGTCATGGCAGGTGCCCTTGCGGCTTCAAAGCTTCATATCAAAGTCGGGCATGTGGAAGCGGGCCTTCGGAGTTTTGACCGGAGGATGCCTGAGGAGATCAACCGGGTGGTTGCAGATCACATCTCGGATTATCTCTTTGCACCGACCGGAGAATCTGAGAAGAACCTTATTTTAGAAGGAATTCCGGGGGAGAAGGTTTTCGTCACCGGAAATACAGTCGTTGATGCTGTGTACCAGAACCGTGAGATTTCAAATGAGAAGTCTGAGATTATGAATACTCTTGGACTTAAGTCTGGAAAATATCTGCTTGTAACTGCACACCGTGCTGAGAATGTGGATGATAGGGTCAGGCTGTCCGGTATTATTAATGGCATAAATGCTGTATCTGAAAAATATCGCCTGCCTGTAATCTTCCCGATGCACCCAAGAACTGAGAAGATGATGAAGGAGTTTGGGATAAGTCCGGGTAATATCAGGATTATCAAACCGGCAGGTTATCTTGACTTTCTTCAGCTTGAGGCACATGCCAGGCTTATTCTGACTGATTCAGGTGGTCTTCAGGAGGAGTCATGTATTCTTGGAGTGCCGTGTGTGACACTCAGGGATAATACCGAGAGGCCGGAGACTGTTGAGTGTGGCGGGAATGTTCTGGCCGGAACTGAGAGTGCGGAGATCCAAAAAGCGGCTGACAGGATGATTAATTTTATGGACTATAGGAAGACGGATGATTCAGCTAAGCCTGAAAGTCCGGATAATAAACTATGGCAGAATCCTTTCGGTGATGGCAGGACTTCTGAGAGGATTATTGAGATCTGCCTTAAGGACTGA
- a CDS encoding nucleotidyltransferase family protein — MAEYNFRVNVMGMSEDVKKRREEILEIAASHGVRKTRIFGSVARGEDTPESDIDFLVEFEPDRSLIDQVALINDLEELLGRKVDVVTEKSLHWFIRDDVLREAISL, encoded by the coding sequence ATGGCCGAATATAATTTCAGAGTAAATGTTATGGGCATGTCTGAAGATGTAAAGAAAAGGCGTGAAGAGATCCTTGAGATAGCAGCATCTCATGGAGTGCGCAAAACGAGGATTTTCGGCTCGGTTGCCCGGGGAGAAGACACTCCTGAAAGCGATATTGATTTTCTTGTTGAATTTGAACCGGATAGATCGCTTATTGATCAGGTTGCGTTAATTAATGATCTTGAGGAACTTCTTGGAAGAAAAGTTGATGTCGTAACTGAAAAGAGTCTTCACTGGTTCATCAGGGATGATGTATTAAGGGAGGCAATATCACTTTGA